From uncultured Fibrobacter sp.:
GAACGGCTTGATTTTGCCGTCGAGCACGCCCGCGGTGTCAGACGTTTCCACGCCGGTACGCAAGTCCTTCACCATCTGGTAGGGCTGCAACACGTAGCTACGGATCTGGCTCCCCCACTCAACCTTCTTCTTCTCGGCCATGCGGGCATCGCGCTTCGCCTCTTCTTCGAGGCGGTAGTGCTCAGCCACCATCGTCTTGAGCATCTTGTAACAAGTCTCGCGGTTCTGGATCTGGCTGCGTTCCGTCTGGCAGCTCGCCATGATACCCGTGGGCAAGTGCGTCATGCGCACGGCGGAGTCCGTCTTGTTGATGTACTGGCCACCGGCACCGCTACTGCGGTAAGTGTCCACGCGAACCTCGGACATGTCCAAATCGAATTCCACGTCCTCGTGCTCGGGATAAAGATAGACGGCGGTAAAGCTAGTGTGGCGGCGGGCGTTTGCGTCGAAGGGACTGATGCGCACCAGGCGGTGCACCCCGATTTCAGAACGGAGCAACCCGTAGGCGTTCTCGCAAGTCACCTCAATCGTCGCGCTCTTGAGGCCGGCGTCCTCGGCTTCCTGAAAGTCCACTACCTTGAAGTCCATGTTCTCGCGTTCAAAGAAGTGCGTGTACATGCGGAACAGCATCAGTGCCCAGTCCTGTGATTCCGTACCGCCCGCACCCGGGTGGATAGACATGAGGCAAGCACAGGCGTCGTCCGGCCCGTTCAGCATCTTCTTGAATTCCATTTCCTCGACACGCGCCTTCAATGCGGCAATGTCAGATTCGATGGAGGCAGTGAGGTCGGCAGATTCCTCGTCCTTGGACATCTCGTACAATTCGGCGAGATCGTCGCACGACTGCGAAACCTCCTTCCAAGATTCGAGGAGGCCACGCAGGTTGCCGATTTTTTTCATCATGGACTGCGCCTTTTCCTGGTCATTCCACAGGTCCGGGTCGCTAGAATCCTTTTCGAGGACGTAAAGCTCTTCTTGCTTCGCCTCTAAGTCAAAGATACCCCCAGAGCTTATCTATGCGGCTGCGCAGTTCGATAAGCCCGGTGTGTGTAGTTTGAAACATTGTCGTTCCTCAAAGGGCGCCTTGCCAGGCGCCCAATCTCAATACTAATTGGCTCCAATGGCCTCAGGCGGCTGGTACTTCTTGTCGATGTACTGCACCTTGTAGATTTTTCCAAGACCATCGAGGTAAGCCTTGAGCTTCATCTGGCGTTCCTGCTCGGCCTGCACGCGGAGGATGTAGTCAATCTGGAACTTGTAGCTCTCGTACTTGCCATCGTTACGTTCAGTGAGCATGAAGATGGAAACGCCGTCCTTCTCGGTCATGACATCGGTCATTTCGCCAACCTTGATCTTGGCAACAGCCTTGGCAAAGGCGTCACCCTTGTTCTTGGCCACAAACTTGTTCATCACACCGCCGGTCTTCTTGGCATCCTTGTCGTCGCTGTAAACAGCGGCAAGCTGGGCGAACGTAGCCTTCTTGGAACGCACCTGGGCGGCAAGACCCTTCAGCATGTCCTTGGCATCGCTGATTTCCTGGGCAGACTTACCCTTGGTGTTGATGAAGATGCGAGCACCGCTGATAGTATCGTTTATAGGAACTTTGCCCTTATTGAGTTCCCAGTAGGCTTCACGCTGCTTTTCGGTCGGATCCTTCGGGTACGGGACATTCTTCTCGAGGAGGATTTCGCTCTTGAGCTGGTCCTCGATCTTGACGCGGAACTGTTCCGGAGTCGTGTGGGACTTCTTCAGTTCCTTCTGGAAGACTTCTTCGCTGCCGAACTGGGCCTTGAAGAGCTTGGAAACGCTGTCCACCTTGGCGGCAGAAACCTTGATACCCTGCTTCTTGCATTCGAGCTTGACCAGTTCCTGGCCCACAAGATTGTCAATCACAGCATAGCGGAGCTGCGTCATCATTTCTTCGCTGAGTTTTTTGCCAGGAGCCTGCTGCTGACCGAGCATCTGAGCCAAGCTGTCGATTTTTCCGGCAGAAATACCCACTTTTTCGACGCGAATCACGTCCATGCTCTTGCTATTGAGAAGCTGTGCAGAAGCAACCCCCGCAGCCAAGGCCACGGCTAACACACTACGAGAAATAAAATTAATAGACATTATCTATCCTTTTTAAAAAATTTCCGGCTTAAATATAGAAAAAAGGCACGAGAAACGACCAAGCTATTTCCCGGTTAACCAATGAAACAGAGCGTTAAAGAGAGCAGAAAACCCATGTTGCCTTCTTAAAGGTCTCTTTCTATATCATCCGGTTCAACAAAAAGGCCAATCAACAGGGATATATAGAAGCCAAACCTATAGCCATTATTCCCAGCACAATTTCAAACAAGTTAATTTCAAAATCATTTGATATAGACAAAAATCCGCCCCGTGAGAGGCGGACCTTAAAGGTTTCGAGAAGATCCCCGCCTTCGCGGGGATGACATCTTCTTTTGAGAAACGCAGAGAGCCTAGCGAAAGCAAAAAATCCGCTTCAATAGAAGCGGACCTAAAAATTCGAATTTGAATTAGAACCGAGTGAGACTAGGCGCGAGCCCCCGTAGCGTACTCACGTACGTGAGGGGGCGAGCAACGCCGTATCACGACGGTTATAATTCAAATTATCCGAGGGTTACTACCACTTTATGGATTCCCTTTGTGAAGATTGGGGCCACATCCGCGTCAATCTTCTGCCCATCGACGATCATCTCGGCGACACCCTTGCACACGTGCTTCGGGTTCTTCACTTCGATTTCGTAGGTAGCACCACGGAACTTGCGGGTCACCTTGAAGCCGTCCCACTTGGAGGGGATGCAGGGATTCACGATGAGGCCCTTGAAGCTGGCGCGCACGCCGATGATGAACTGCGTAGCAGCCTGGTAGGTCCAGGAACTGGTGCCGGAGAGCCATGCGTTACGGCCCATACCGAACTGCTTGTGTTCGTCACCGAGGATGTTCTGCGGGTAGCAATACGGTTCAGATTCGAACTCGTCGAGCTTGGTGTTCTTGGCAGCCGGGTTAATTTGGCTGTAATACTGGAAAGCCTTGTCGCCACGGCCGAGGATGGTTTCGGCGATCATCACCCACGGGTTGGTGTGGAGGAAGATACCGCCGTTTTCCTTGGCTCCGGGAGGATAGGTGGAGATGCCACCCACGTTCGGGTCGAAGCCGCGGTAGCCCGGAGTGGAGCTCTTCACGCCGTTGGCGGTGTTGAGGAGCTTGTTCAGGCTGTCCATGCCCATCACGGCGCGTTCGCCGCTGGCGATGCCGGAAATCACGGACCAGGACTGGCTATTGCAGTAAATCTTGCCGTACTTGGCCTTGCTGGTGCCGTAGGCGTTGCCCTGCTTGTCGAACCAGCGGACCCACCACTTGCCGTCCCAAGCGCTGTCGTTGAACGCCTTCTTGACGTCTTCGTACCAGCCCTTGTACATTTCGACAGAAGCGGTATCGCCGAGGGCTTCGCAGATGTCCATCATTTCAAGGAGTGCCTTCGCATAGAGGCCCGTGTTGAAGGAGGATTCTGCACCGAGCGGCAGGTTCATGCAGTCGTTCCAGTCGGCAAAGCCGAGGAGCGGGAGGTTGTGCTTACCGAGGTGAGTACGAGTAAAGTTGAGAGAGCGCTTGAGGTGTTCGAGCACCGTGCCCTTTTCACGCTGGGCGCGCTTCTTGCCGGCTTCGTAGAACGGAATCTCTTCGTTGAGGAGGTCCATCTTGCCGGTTTCCTTGAGGTAGTTGGCCACAGTGAGGACAATCCACAGATGGTCGTCGCCGTACCAGTCGGCGTAAGCCGGGTTGCCGTTTTCATCGAGCACGCCCTTCTTTTCGCGAGAGTCACCGGCGTTCGCTTCGTTGCCGTTGTCTTCTTCGAGGGCGAGCGGAGCGTACTGGTGCATGGCGTTACCTTCCGGACGCTGCACGGAGAGGAGGTTCTTGGCGAGCTGGAGAGCTTCTTCCGGCATGTGGCTCATCACGCCCATCAAGTCCTGGCTGGAGTCACGGTAACCGATACCGCGGCTGGTGCCGTAGCCCAGCTGGTAAAGGGACAGGTAGCGGCTCCAGTTCTTGGTGGTGTGGCACTGGCGCGGGTTGTGGACGTTCACCATGGAGTTGAACGCGGCATCCGGAGTTTCCACCTGAATCGTGGCGAGGTACTTCTGCCAGAAGGCGGCGAGTTCGTCGAAAGCCTTGTCGACGTTCTTCAAGTCGCGGTACTTCTTGATAGCCTTGGCAGCGACCTTGAGGCTCTGTTCCTGACCGAGCTGGGTGCAGGTGCGGAAGGTCTTGCCGGCAGCAATCTTGCCACCATGAATCATGAGAGCGGCAATGTTGTCGCCACGGTCGCATTCGCTATTGGAAAGTTCCTTGTTGGCGAGGCTGAGCGGAGCGGCCCAGGAGCCCATTTCGTTCATACCGAGGAACACGCGGCGGTCACCGTCGAAGCTACCGACCTTGCAGTTGGCGGTCACGTAGTTCACGGCGAAATCGCGCTTCATGTAAGCATACTGTTCGAGCACAACGTGGCCGTCCTTTTCCCAGTGGCCCTTGAGGGTCATGGTCTGCGGCACCCAGTCGGCGTTCGTGAGCTGCTTTTCGGCTTCGAAGTGGCTGAATTCATAAACCGGGATAATGTCCACTTCCTTGGCGGCACCACCGAGGTTCGTGACCTGGATGTCCTGGAGGAGAGTGTTGGAGCCGGTCGGAACAAAAATCGTCACCTGCGTGCGGAGGCCTTCGCATTCGGCAATCCAACGCATGTAAGACAGACCCACGTGGCATTCCCACTTCTTCATCTTGGTGAGAGTCGGGACCACGAACGGAGAGAACACAGTGTAACCCTTGGCGTTCTTCACACGAATATAAATCGTGCTGGCCTTGAAGTCAGAGCAAGGCATCTGGGCGATGTACTTGGTGATACGGTTCAGGGCCGGGTCACCCTTGCAAACCAGGGTACCGCCGGTGGTATCCACAATACCGCCAAAGTTCAAAGTACCGACATAGTTGCACCACTTGATCGGGGTTGCCGGGGTGGTGAGCACGTATTCTTTCTTGGCATCGTCAAAGTAGCCGTACTTGGCGGCAGCCTTAGCTGCAACCTTCTTGGGGGCGACTTTCTTGGGAGCCTTCTTGATCTGTTTTGTAGCCATTGTATCTCCGTGAGAGGGGGTTGTTAATTTTAACGCGGTAAATATAGAAAATCAATTGATAATTGATAATGGATGATGGATAATGAGTAAAGGATAATCATCAATCATCAATTATCAATTATCAATCATCAATTATCAATCATTCAGTCTTTCTTCTGATTAAAATTCTCGAAGTCGCGGTTGCCGAAGTTGATATAGAAGTAACCGTCGAGTTTCTTGTTGCGGATGGGGTCGCGCAAAATGCCGATGGCGGCACGCACGTACTTGAGTTCCACAAGGATGTGGTCGCGGCTCATGCAGTTGAGGAACGGGCCTTCCGGGTAGAGCGTGGGGCGCGGTTCTTCGGCAATCATTTTTTCCAGGTTCTCGATTTCCTGCACCAGGCGACGTTCGTGGGCCTCGAGAGTGCGGATGAGTTCCTTGTTCTCGGCACCATACAAGAAGGCAAAGCCGAGCGTACGCGGATCATCGTTGAAACCAGTCAAGTGTTTTAAAACTTCTTTGCGGAGGACTTCCTTGCCCTTGTCCGTGATGTTGAAAACCATGCGTTCGGGCCTGTTGCCGTCGCGTTCCGCATGCCCGACAATGCAGCCGTTCTTTTCCAGCGTAATCAGGCGGTTGTAGATGGTAGATGTGCTGATTTTAGCCCAGCGGTCCAGCTCACGAACGCGGACCTCGGTAATGATATCGTATCCGCTCCGTTCGTGTTCAAGAATGAGCCCCAAAAGGACAAGGTCGTATCTATTCATAAAATCCTTCTATTCCATACACATATATTCCATGTTGGAATATATTTTGAATATACACCATTTTTTGAAAATGGGCATAAAAAACTAAAAAAAAGTTTTTTTTCGTGAAATTTCGCACTACCCGGCGGGCAAAAGTCCTCTTTTAGACCGGGTTATCGATGTCGACGAACTTGGCGGGAATCCCGAGCTCCTTCTGGATTTTTTCGGCCAAGGCGCGGACGCCGAAAACCTCGGTGCGGTGGTGCCCCGCCGAGACCAGGTTGAAGCCCATTTCCTCGCACAGGATGGGGACGGATTCCTTGATATCGCCGGTGATAAAGGCGTCGCAGCCGAGCTTCACGGCCTCTTCGATGCCGCTCGCCCCGCTGCCGCTACAGATGCCGACCCTGCGAATGGAGTCTGAACCATACATCAGGGCATTCTGGACCCCATGCTCGAAGGCTCGGTTTGCAATTGCGACGAATTCCTCGCGGGTCACCGGGGAATCAAACTCCCCTATCCAGCCGACGGGCTTCTCGCCCTCGACCATGAACCCTTCGACCACCTTGAGGCCGAGCGCCTTCGCGATAAGCGCGTTGTTGCCGAACTCCGGCTGGCCGTCGAGCGGCAGGTGGTAGCCG
This genomic window contains:
- the prfB gene encoding peptide chain release factor 2 (programmed frameshift), with amino-acid sequence MFQTTHTGLIELRSRIDKLWGYLDLEAKQEELYVLEKDSSDPDLWNDQEKAQSMMKKIGNLRGLLESWKEVSQSCDDLAELYEMSKDEESADLTASIESDIAALKARVEEMEFKKMLNGPDDACACLMSIHPGAGGTESQDWALMLFRMYTHFFERENMDFKVVDFQEAEDAGLKSATIEVTCENAYGLLRSEIGVHRLVRISPFDANARRHTSFTAVYLYPEHEDVEFDLDMSEVRVDTYRSSGAGGQYINKTDSAVRMTHLPTGIMASCQTERSQIQNRETCYKMLKTMVAEHYRLEEEAKRDARMAEKKKVEWGSQIRSYVLQPYQMVKDLRTGVETSDTAGVLDGKIKPFINAYLLSTSEAQK
- a CDS encoding peptidylprolyl isomerase — translated: MSINFISRSVLAVALAAGVASAQLLNSKSMDVIRVEKVGISAGKIDSLAQMLGQQQAPGKKLSEEMMTQLRYAVIDNLVGQELVKLECKKQGIKVSAAKVDSVSKLFKAQFGSEEVFQKELKKSHTTPEQFRVKIEDQLKSEILLEKNVPYPKDPTEKQREAYWELNKGKVPINDTISGARIFINTKGKSAQEISDAKDMLKGLAAQVRSKKATFAQLAAVYSDDKDAKKTGGVMNKFVAKNKGDAFAKAVAKIKVGEMTDVMTEKDGVSIFMLTERNDGKYESYKFQIDYILRVQAEQERQMKLKAYLDGLGKIYKVQYIDKKYQPPEAIGAN
- a CDS encoding glycosyl transferase, with translation MATKQIKKAPKKVAPKKVAAKAAAKYGYFDDAKKEYVLTTPATPIKWCNYVGTLNFGGIVDTTGGTLVCKGDPALNRITKYIAQMPCSDFKASTIYIRVKNAKGYTVFSPFVVPTLTKMKKWECHVGLSYMRWIAECEGLRTQVTIFVPTGSNTLLQDIQVTNLGGAAKEVDIIPVYEFSHFEAEKQLTNADWVPQTMTLKGHWEKDGHVVLEQYAYMKRDFAVNYVTANCKVGSFDGDRRVFLGMNEMGSWAAPLSLANKELSNSECDRGDNIAALMIHGGKIAAGKTFRTCTQLGQEQSLKVAAKAIKKYRDLKNVDKAFDELAAFWQKYLATIQVETPDAAFNSMVNVHNPRQCHTTKNWSRYLSLYQLGYGTSRGIGYRDSSQDLMGVMSHMPEEALQLAKNLLSVQRPEGNAMHQYAPLALEEDNGNEANAGDSREKKGVLDENGNPAYADWYGDDHLWIVLTVANYLKETGKMDLLNEEIPFYEAGKKRAQREKGTVLEHLKRSLNFTRTHLGKHNLPLLGFADWNDCMNLPLGAESSFNTGLYAKALLEMMDICEALGDTASVEMYKGWYEDVKKAFNDSAWDGKWWVRWFDKQGNAYGTSKAKYGKIYCNSQSWSVISGIASGERAVMGMDSLNKLLNTANGVKSSTPGYRGFDPNVGGISTYPPGAKENGGIFLHTNPWVMIAETILGRGDKAFQYYSQINPAAKNTKLDEFESEPYCYPQNILGDEHKQFGMGRNAWLSGTSSWTYQAATQFIIGVRASFKGLIVNPCIPSKWDGFKVTRKFRGATYEIEVKNPKHVCKGVAEMIVDGQKIDADVAPIFTKGIHKVVVTLG
- a CDS encoding PadR family transcriptional regulator — translated: MNRYDLVLLGLILEHERSGYDIITEVRVRELDRWAKISTSTIYNRLITLEKNGCIVGHAERDGNRPERMVFNITDKGKEVLRKEVLKHLTGFNDDPRTLGFAFLYGAENKELIRTLEAHERRLVQEIENLEKMIAEEPRPTLYPEGPFLNCMSRDHILVELKYVRAAIGILRDPIRNKKLDGYFYINFGNRDFENFNQKKD
- a CDS encoding Nif3-like dinuclear metal center hexameric protein encodes the protein MNISEFSAWLNGLLEPQAFKDYCNNGLSVEASDKVTRVVTGVSFRDRLIDAAIEDGADCIFVHHPNGFWVNENRVLVGKFGERMRRLMQHGISLYGYHLPLDGQPEFGNNALIAKALGLKVVEGFMVEGEKPVGWIGEFDSPVTREEFVAIANRAFEHGVQNALMYGSDSIRRVGICSGSGASGIEEAVKLGCDAFITGDIKESVPILCEEMGFNLVSAGHHRTEVFGVRALAEKIQKELGIPAKFVDIDNPV